One Triplophysa rosa linkage group LG21, Trosa_1v2, whole genome shotgun sequence DNA segment encodes these proteins:
- the LOC130545226 gene encoding uncharacterized protein LOC130545226, with product MLPLGDIIKRHGVSFHCYADDTQLYISSKPHETQQFHRIMECIVDIKNWMSNNFLLLNSDKTEVLLIGPKTAISNNQEYCLTIDGCSIKPSSSAKNLGVLFDSNLSFESHVANTCKIAFFHLKNISKLRHMLSMSDAEKLIHAFMTSRLDYCNALLGGCPAGLLQKLQLVQNAAARVLTRTKKYEHISPVLSTLHWLPIKHRVNFKILLITYKALHGLAPQYLNELLLYYSPSRALRSQASCQLVIPRISKSSAGGRSFSYLAPKLWNSLPCTVREADTLCQFKSRLKTHLFNLAYTTLP from the coding sequence atgctacctctaggagatataataaagcgacacggagttagctttcactgttatgctgatgatactcaactttatatttcctcgaagcctcatgaaacacagcagttccatcgaataatggaatgcatagtcgatataaaaaactggatgagtaacaactttttattactgaactcggacaaaacggaagtgttacttattggaccgaaaactgctataagtaacaaccaagaatactgtttaactattgacggatgttccataaaaccctcgtcgtcagcaaagaatcttggcgttctattcgatagtaatctgtcatttgagagccacgtcgccaacacctgtaaaattgcgtttttccatcttaagaatatatctaaactacgtcatatgctgtcaatgtcagatgcagagaagttaattcatgcattcatgacatcaagactagactactgtaatgcactgttaggtggttgccctgcaggcttattacaaaaactccaattggtccaaaacgcggcagctcgagttcttacacgtacaaaaaagtatgaacatattagcccggttctgtcaaccttgcactggttacctataaagcatcgcgttaactttaaaatcttgcttattacctataaagccttacatggtttagctcctcagtacttgaatgaactccttttgtattacagtccttcacgtgcattacgctctcaggcgtcctgtcagttggtaatacctagaatttcaaaatcaagtgcaggtggtagatccttttcctatctagcgcctaaactttggaatagtcttccctgcactgtccgggaggcagacacactctgtcagtttaaatctagactaaagacgcatctttttaatcttgcatacactactcttccataa
- the LOC130545119 gene encoding sodium/hydrogen exchanger 9B2, which produces MPKATVQAAIGSMALDMANSAGDEPLQNYGMDVLTVAILAILITAPIGALAIGLTGPKLLQKYTSTHLDTNTHNHCDRTQDVGGLESKL; this is translated from the exons ATGCCTAAAGCTACAGTGCAA gCTGCTATAGGGTCTATGGCTCTGGATATGGCTAACAGTGCTGGAGATGAGCCGCTGCAGAATTATGGGATGGATGTTCTCACTGTGGCCATTCTTGCAATTCTGATCACAGCTCCGATCGGCGCTCTCGCCATCGGCCTCACGGGACCAAAACTACTGCAGAAATACACAAGTACACATctggacacaaacacacaca ATCATTGTGACAGAACTCAAGATGTCGGTGGCCTGGAGTCCAAACTGTAA
- the g3bp2b gene encoding ras GTPase-activating protein-binding protein 2: protein MVMEKPSPLLVGREFVRQYYTLLNKAPDYLHRFYGRNSSYVHGGVDGSGQPEEAVYGQAEIHTKVMSLQFSECHTKIRHVDAHATLGDGVVVQVMGELSNSGRPMRRFMQTFVLAPEGSAVNKFYVHNDIFRYEEEVFGDSEAELAESEEEDVEEDKTETRVSPEPAQDRPTGTTYYEPPPVSNGVEEQQEEAVLEAEPESQPEPQASQEAEVELSPDAELQVAEAEPEEEEKLPEEEKKRSTPDPALTPPPQQTPEPPKAFSWASVTSKNLPPAGASVASSHLLKTASVQPRVEVKLDAHSALPRDQRRERSGFPTRGARADGGGSESQAGKQHLSFRGRGDPEAGDADGRRAVRYPDSHQLFVGNLPHDIDEGELKDFFMTFGNVVEMRINTKGVGGKLPNFGFVVFDDSEPVPRILGAKPIMFRGEVRLNVEEKKTRATRERETRGAADGRRGPSGLRGSMGNGMGRDRDGRGPPSSRGGMGAGRGGGPSGESRFAGLRR, encoded by the exons atgGTGATGGAGAAGCCGAGTCCTCTGCTCGTAGGACGCGAGTTTGTGAGGCAGTACTACACACTTCTCAACAAAGCACCTGATTATCTGCACAG GTTTTACGGGAGGAACTCCTCATACGTTCATGGAGGTGTGGACGGCAGTGGACAGCCAGAGGAGGCGGTTTATGGTCAGGCG gaaaTCCATACGAAGGTGATGTCACTGCAGTTCAGTGAGTGTCACACTAAGATCCGTCATGTAGACGCTCATGCGACCCTCGGCGATGGGGTCGTCGTCCAGGTGATGGGCGAGTTGTCCAACAGCGGGCGGCCCATGAGGAGGTTCATGCAGACGTTTGTTCTCGCTCCTGAG ggatCTGCTGTCAACAAGTTCTATGTGCACAATGACATCTTTCGCTACGAGGAGGAAGTGTTTGGAGACTCTGAGGCTGAACTGGCAG aGTCTGAGGAAGAAGACGTGGAGGAAGACAAAACAGAGACTCGCGTCTCACCTGAGCCCGCCCAGGACCGGCCCACCGGCACCACCTACTACGAGCCTCCACCCGTCAG TAACGGAGTGGAGGAGCAGCAGGAGGAGGCGGTTCTGGAGGCAGAGCCAGAGTCCCAGCCTGAGCCACAGGCCAGTCAGGAGGCAGAGGTGGAGCTTAGCCCAGATGCAGAGCTGCAGGTGGCAGAGGCGGAGCCTGAAGAGGAAGAGAAACTTCCAGAGGAGGAGAAGAAACGCTCCACTCCCGACCCCGCCCTGACTCCGCCCCCTCAGCAGACTCCAGAACCTCCGAAG GCGTTCTCGTGGGCTTCGGTCACAAGTAAGAATCTTCCTCCAGCCGGAGCTTCTGTCGCCTCTTCACACCTGCTGAAAACTGCCAGCGTTCAG ccgCGGGTGGAGGTGAAACTGGACGCTCATTCTGCTTTACCCCGAGatcagaggagagagaggtcaGGTTTTCCCACTCGCGGAGCTCGAGCAG ATGGCGGCGGCTCAGAGTCTCAGGCCGGAAAACAGCACTTGAGTTTTAGGG GCCGCGGTGACCCGGAGGCCGGTGATGCAGACGGTCGCAGGGCTGTGCGTTATCCAGACAGTCACCAGCTCTTCGTTGGAAATCTTCCTCACGACATAGATGAGGGTGAACTGAAGGACTTCTTCATGA CGTTTGGGAATGTGGTGGAGATGAGAATCAACACAAAGGGTGTCGGAGGCAAACTGCCCAACTTTGGTTTTGTGGTGTTTGATGACTCTGAGCCTGTGCCGAGGATTCTGGGCGCTAAG CCTATCATGTTTCGTGGAGAAGTGCGGCTCAACGTGGAGGAGAAGAAGACCAGAGCGACCCGAGAGCGAGAAACCAGAGGAGCGGCCGACGGTCGCCGGGGACCCAGCGGGCTCCGAGGATCTATGGGAAATGGAATGGGGCGAGACAGAGATGGGCGTGGCCCCCCCTCATCGAGAGGCGGGATGGGGGCTGGGAGAGGTGGCGGTCCGAGCGGAGAGAGCCGGTTTGCGGGGCTGCGACGCTGA